The DNA sequence ACCACTGCCCCTGTCACCTCCCTTTCCACCCCTGTGCCCCGGCCCTCCCTGAAGAACAGCACCCGCCCCGTGGCTTCCAGAGGTTCCAGATGGGTGTAGTTTCCATCTATAAACTTCGTGGCGTCCCTCATGTAGCCTCCAATGGCACAGACCCCTCCCCGCACTGCCACCCCTCCGGCCAGGCAGGTGGCGCCAGAGTCCAGTCCCACGCGGGTCCATGAGTCAGTCAGGGTGTGGTAGATGAGCACGCCAGCGTGCACCACCGCCCGGTTCTGCTCCAGCGTGGTGCCGCCCAGCAGGTAGATGCGGCCGCGCAGGGCGGCACAGGCAAAGGAGCGCAGCGGCAGGGGCAGACGGGGCCCAGGGCCCCACTGAAGAGTGGCCAGGTCCAGGATCTCACAGGAGTCCAGCATGGCTCCTCTGTTGCAGCCCCCCAGGGCGTAGAGTGACTCCCCACAGCCCAGCAGACCCAGCATGGCCCGGGGCTGCACCATGGGCGACCGCTCCTGCCAGCGATCCAACACAGAGTCATACTCATGGACCTCCGTGGACACCGTGCCCCCCCGCAGGATGCCCCCCGCTACGAACAGCCGCCCCCCAATGGCCGTGCAACCTGGGCACAGCAGGGAGCCCAGGGCAGCCAGCTTCTCCCATTTTCCTGTGCGTGGGTCGAAGCAGTCCACCGTGAAGTCCCTCTCGTTCAGCGACTCGTCCTCCCGTGGCTTTAGGTCCACACACACTATCTTCTTCTCGAACATGCCTTCTCGGGGCCTCAGCGGGCCCCCCAGGCCCTCCCCGGCTGCCGCAGGGCCCAGCTCCTGGCTCAGCCGCTGGCTCTCCTCCAGGGACAGCAGGCCAGGGCGGAGGTGGTGGAGCAGGGCCGGCATGTGGCTGTAACGGTCCAGGGGCTGGTGCTCGGCCCAGCGGCGCGCTGCGTCGTACACCTCTGCCTCAGAGTCTATGCCCAGGCGGTCAGAG is a window from the Oncorhynchus tshawytscha isolate Ot180627B linkage group LG14, Otsh_v2.0, whole genome shotgun sequence genome containing:
- the LOC112266858 gene encoding kelch-like protein 12, with the translated sequence MKMSAVRGGTITWRPQPWQDGDSGGGEPLSDSDSEEEDFPDDSTTPLGDYVTHGLKQLLDAQQLCDVTLLVEGKRFMCHRVLLAAVSPYFRAMFTSPLVESRLTEIRLEEVTPSVMETVIQFVYTGEAGLCLDTAEDLFVAANRLQVMPLQDLCSRFLFEHLSVDNCLGMYSLARSHHDQLLLRASLRLVAQHFPRVARQKDFLLLDPGTLGSLLGSDRLGIDSEAEVYDAARRWAEHQPLDRYSHMPALLHHLRPGLLSLEESQRLSQELGPAAAGEGLGGPLRPREGMFEKKIVCVDLKPREDESLNERDFTVDCFDPRTGKWEKLAALGSLLCPGCTAIGGRLFVAGGILRGGTVSTEVHEYDSVLDRWQERSPMVQPRAMLGLLGCGESLYALGGCNRGAMLDSCEILDLATLQWGPGPRLPLPLRSFACAALRGRIYLLGGTTLEQNRAVVHAGVLIYHTLTDSWTRVGLDSGATCLAGGVAVRGGVCAIGGYMRDATKFIDGNYTHLEPLEATGRVLFFREGRGTGVEREVTGAVVSERGGGGGSDRAPSPVVFPGLPRRIAAGGVARWKRRIYVLGGENGSRFYDSVYCWKPGWRSWVQRREKLPGDTGGVSQFGCTTLKFPKKHILSRLRLAREDRNPDDD